One Peptostreptococcus equinus genomic window carries:
- a CDS encoding DUF7666 domain-containing protein: MKGYKVFNPDWKCRDFQYSVGEEYAIDEEPIICKRGFHFCKELNDCFNYYNFDGDNKVAEIEALGSIDEKGDDTKCCTNKIKIVRALT; the protein is encoded by the coding sequence ATGAAAGGATATAAAGTTTTTAACCCAGATTGGAAGTGTAGAGATTTTCAATACTCAGTAGGAGAAGAATATGCAATAGATGAAGAACCGATTATATGTAAGAGAGGGTTTCATTTTTGTAAAGAATTAAACGACTGTTTTAATTACTATAACTTTGATGGCGATAATAAAGTAGCAGAAATAGAAGCTTTAGGAAGCATAGATGAAAAAGGGGACGACACTAAATGCTGTACTAATAAAATTAAAATAGTTAGAGCGTTGACATAG